In the genome of Calothrix sp. PCC 6303, the window AATTGATGCGGATACTCCATTTAAACAGCAGCATCCCCACTAAAACAGCCATACTTAATCCAGCGATTGCCCCAAATACAGGTGTCCAACCTGTTTGAAACTTAGCGATGATAAATATAGCTGTTTCCAAACCTTCCCGAAACACAGCAATAAAAATCAGGCTAAAAATTCCCCAAGCTGCTCGATTATCATCCCCCAAAGCATTTTTAACAGAACTTTGGATTTCAGATTTCAGGAATTTGGCTTGTTGTGTCATCCAAATCAGCATCCAACTGAGCATACTAATGGCAATTACACCTAATCCAACTTCAAACAGTTGTTTGAAAACTGGTGCATACAGCAAATCAGATGTTTGTAAACCCTGGATTCCCATATTTAGGACTAAACCGACGGCAAAACTAGCTAAAGTCGCAGTCATGATTCCTAGATATACCCATCGATGCAATTTTTGCTGTTCAGCTTGCTGAAGATATGCAAAGACAATACCCACAACTAAAGCGGCTTCTACACCTTCTCTGAGGGTAATCAAGAAGGTTGGTAATGCAGAACTCCAATTCATATAACCAATTCATATAAATTTATATTATATTGCTTTTGTAGTATGTGTTTCTGGGGTTTACTAAAATTAAGCCGTTTAGATATAGGTTCAATGATCGCAGCATCAGATGTAACGGATTTAGAAGTGGAAAGTTAAATCTCAATTGTTCTCCCGCTTGCGATATGCTGGGAAAGTGGAGAAATATGCCAAATAAAAGTGAAGATGAAGCTGGCGGAACGTGTTAGTCAGGTAGCGCCTTCTATTACCTTAGCCATCGCAGCGAAAGCTAAGGCAATGAAGGCAGAAGGAATTGATGTTTGTAGCTTTAGCGCGGGGGAACCGGATTTTGATACCCCAAACCACATTAAAGCTGCGGCAGAGAAGGCTTTGGCAGAAGGCAAGACTAAATATGGTCCCGCTTCTGGTGAGCCTTTGTTACGAAATGCGATCGCGCACAAGCTCAAAACCGAAAATAATCTAGATTACAAAGCCGAAAATGTTATCGTCACCAATGGCGGTAAGCATTCTTTGTTTAATCTCATACTTGCGTTGATTGAAGCTGGGGACGAGGTAATTATCCCTGCACCCTACTGGTTGAGCTATCCAGAGATGGTGACACTGGCGGGTGGTAAGTCTGTAATTGTCCAGACAACTGCTGCAACTGGATATAAAATTACACCAGAACAGTTGCGACAAGCAATTACTCCAAAAACCAAGTTATTTATCCTCAATTCGCCATCCAATCCTACAGGGATGGTATATACCCCCGATGAGATGCTAGAACTAGCTAAAATCATCGTTGAAAAGGATATTTTAGTAGTTTCTGACGAAATTTACGAAAAGATTCTTTACGACGGTACAAAGCATATCAGCATCGGTTCGTTGAATGAGGAAATTTTCCGCCGCACCATTATTAGTAATGGTTTTGCCAAGGGTTACTCAATGACGGGTTGGCGGATTGGCTATTTAGCCGGACCATTAGAATT includes:
- a CDS encoding FTR1 family iron permease, translating into MNWSSALPTFLITLREGVEAALVVGIVFAYLQQAEQQKLHRWVYLGIMTATLASFAVGLVLNMGIQGLQTSDLLYAPVFKQLFEVGLGVIAISMLSWMLIWMTQQAKFLKSEIQSSVKNALGDDNRAAWGIFSLIFIAVFREGLETAIFIIAKFQTGWTPVFGAIAGLSMAVLVGMLLFKWSIRINLSQFFQTMGILLLLIVSGLVISVFRHLDAAAIAYSHISPNFLCPTQTTSCILGTQIWDLSTILPDRQFPGILLKTLFGYTQKLYLVQAIGYIVFWIIVGGLYFRSLEQPAQLKSTNKAKINPS
- a CDS encoding pyridoxal phosphate-dependent aminotransferase, whose product is MKLAERVSQVAPSITLAIAAKAKAMKAEGIDVCSFSAGEPDFDTPNHIKAAAEKALAEGKTKYGPASGEPLLRNAIAHKLKTENNLDYKAENVIVTNGGKHSLFNLILALIEAGDEVIIPAPYWLSYPEMVTLAGGKSVIVQTTAATGYKITPEQLRQAITPKTKLFILNSPSNPTGMVYTPDEMLELAKIIVEKDILVVSDEIYEKILYDGTKHISIGSLNEEIFRRTIISNGFAKGYSMTGWRIGYLAGPLELIKATITIQSHSTSNVCTFAQYGAVEALSGSQDCVEEMRQAFAKRREVMFNRINTIPGLSCLQPDGAFYLFPDITKTGLTSLDFSNALLESEKVAVIPGIAFGADDNIRLSYATDMETIEKGMDRLEKFVKSKI